A genome region from bacterium HR11 includes the following:
- the cph1 gene encoding Phytochrome-like protein cph1: MPVAEDQGVLSSEDVPVLLVDDEPASLRVLASALRGLDVRLVKARSGAEALRHVQTADFAVIVLDVELPDIDGFKVAAWVRRREPSCRTPIIFLTATRPKRKSRLQGYGAGAVDYLVKPVIPAVLRSKVAVFVELFRARRELERLNEALRRRLTWQEAVLHEQEASFRLLFHNSPLPMWVFDRETLAFLDVNEAAVAHYGYSRDEFLRMRITDIRPPEDVPRLLEYLATERPALRQAGEWRHVRKDGALLYVEVTTHELEYQGRPAALVVVHDVTDRKRVEMALRESEAKFRSLAEQALVGVYLIQDGVFRYVNPRMAEIFGYTVEELTDRRGPQDLTHPEDWPIVQENLRKRLTGEVRSIHYGFRGIAKDGRVLDIEVYGTRTLFQGRPAVIGTLLDVTERKRMEEELRRLNEELERRVRERTAQLEAANRELEAFSYSVSHDLRAPLRAIDGFSRVLLEDYADRLDEEGRRVLGIIRESTRQMGQLIDDLLAFARLARTPMVMSGVDMDELVRSVWAEVVAAEPGRTVDLRVQPLPPARADRAMVRQVWANLLSNALKFTRPRAVAVIEVGGRVEGDEVVYYVRDNGVGFDMRYADKLFGVFQRLHRADEFEGTGVGLAIVRRVVHRHGGRVWAEGQVGEGATFYFTLPGVGAAVR, encoded by the coding sequence GTGCCCGTCGCTGAAGATCAGGGCGTCCTGTCATCCGAAGACGTACCCGTCCTGCTGGTCGATGACGAGCCGGCCAGTCTGCGGGTCCTGGCGTCAGCCCTCCGGGGCCTGGACGTCCGTCTCGTGAAGGCCCGCTCGGGGGCCGAGGCCCTTCGACACGTCCAAACGGCCGACTTTGCTGTCATCGTCCTGGACGTCGAACTCCCCGACATCGACGGCTTCAAGGTCGCCGCCTGGGTCCGCCGACGGGAGCCGTCCTGCCGGACGCCCATCATCTTTTTGACGGCGACGCGTCCCAAGCGGAAGTCCCGGCTTCAAGGCTACGGGGCCGGGGCCGTCGACTACCTCGTGAAGCCCGTCATCCCGGCCGTCCTGCGGTCGAAGGTCGCCGTCTTCGTCGAGCTCTTTCGGGCCCGCCGGGAGCTGGAGCGGCTGAACGAGGCCCTCCGCCGGCGGTTGACCTGGCAGGAGGCCGTCCTGCACGAGCAGGAGGCGAGCTTCCGCCTGCTGTTTCACAACAGCCCCCTCCCGATGTGGGTCTTCGACCGGGAGACCCTGGCGTTCCTGGACGTCAACGAGGCGGCCGTCGCCCACTACGGTTACAGCCGGGATGAGTTTCTGCGAATGCGCATCACGGACATCCGGCCCCCGGAGGACGTCCCCCGCCTGCTGGAGTATCTCGCCACGGAGCGGCCGGCCCTCCGGCAGGCCGGCGAGTGGCGGCACGTTCGAAAAGACGGCGCCCTTCTCTATGTCGAGGTCACGACCCACGAGTTGGAGTATCAGGGCCGTCCGGCGGCCCTCGTCGTCGTCCACGACGTCACCGACCGAAAGCGGGTCGAGATGGCCCTCCGGGAGTCGGAGGCCAAATTCCGGAGCCTTGCCGAGCAGGCCCTCGTCGGCGTTTACCTCATACAGGACGGCGTGTTTCGCTACGTGAATCCCCGGATGGCCGAGATCTTTGGGTACACCGTCGAGGAGCTGACCGACCGGCGGGGCCCCCAGGACCTGACCCATCCCGAGGACTGGCCCATCGTGCAGGAGAATCTCCGGAAGCGGCTGACCGGCGAGGTCCGGTCGATCCACTACGGATTCCGGGGCATCGCCAAGGACGGGCGGGTCCTCGACATCGAGGTCTACGGGACCCGGACCCTCTTCCAGGGCCGGCCGGCCGTCATCGGGACCCTCCTGGACGTCACGGAACGGAAGCGAATGGAAGAGGAGCTCCGGCGCCTCAACGAGGAGCTGGAACGGCGGGTCCGGGAGCGGACGGCCCAGTTGGAGGCCGCCAACCGGGAGCTCGAGGCCTTCTCCTACTCGGTCTCTCACGACCTGCGGGCGCCCCTGCGGGCCATCGACGGTTTTTCCCGCGTCCTCCTGGAAGACTACGCCGACCGGCTCGACGAGGAAGGCCGCCGGGTCCTGGGAATCATCCGGGAGAGCACCCGCCAGATGGGCCAGCTCATCGACGACCTGCTGGCCTTTGCCCGCCTGGCCCGGACGCCCATGGTCATGTCGGGAGTCGATATGGACGAGCTCGTACGGAGCGTATGGGCCGAGGTCGTCGCCGCCGAGCCGGGCCGGACGGTCGACCTGCGGGTCCAGCCCCTTCCCCCGGCCCGGGCCGACCGGGCGATGGTCCGGCAGGTCTGGGCGAATCTCCTGTCGAATGCCCTGAAGTTCACGCGTCCCCGGGCCGTGGCCGTCATCGAGGTCGGCGGTCGGGTCGAGGGCGACGAGGTCGTCTACTACGTGCGGGACAACGGGGTCGGCTTCGACATGCGGTACGCCGACAAGCTGTTCGGGGTCTTCCAGCGGCTTCATCGGGCCGATGAATTCGAGGGGACGGGCGTCGGCCTGGCCATCGTCCGGCGGGTCGTCCATCGGCACGGCGGGCGGGTCTGGGCCGAGGGTCAGGTCGGGGAAGGCGCTACGTTCTACTTCACGTTGCCGGGCGTGGGGGCGGCGGTCCGGTAG
- the proB gene encoding Glutamate 5-kinase, translating into MTQLITVLKVGGSLGERGGLEPLCPVIGRLARRWPFVVVPGGGAFAETVRQAAARFPLREATAHWMAIRAVDQYGYLLSDLIPDAAPVFTFRDARRLAGTDRTPVLLPGDLLRRFDPLPHTWAVTSDSIAAWAALRLKARRLVLLKDVDGLFDGDPSQDPTVPLVEEMTAAELAERLRTGRLGGVDGYLPHLLARARFETWVVNGRRPERLAELFETGRTRGTRIRPGAVRTVAGVGPKRVK; encoded by the coding sequence ATGACCCAACTCATCACGGTCTTGAAGGTCGGCGGCAGTCTGGGCGAGCGGGGCGGCCTCGAGCCCTTGTGTCCCGTCATCGGACGGCTGGCCCGTCGGTGGCCCTTCGTCGTCGTCCCCGGCGGCGGGGCTTTTGCCGAGACGGTCCGTCAGGCGGCGGCCCGCTTCCCCCTCCGGGAGGCGACGGCCCACTGGATGGCCATCCGGGCCGTCGACCAGTACGGCTACCTCCTGAGCGACCTCATCCCCGACGCCGCCCCCGTGTTCACCTTCCGGGACGCCCGACGGCTCGCCGGAACGGATCGGACGCCGGTCCTGCTTCCGGGCGACCTCCTGCGGCGTTTCGACCCCCTTCCTCATACATGGGCCGTCACGTCGGACTCCATCGCCGCCTGGGCCGCCCTCCGGTTGAAGGCCCGACGGCTGGTCCTCCTTAAGGACGTGGACGGCCTCTTCGACGGCGACCCGAGTCAGGACCCGACCGTCCCGCTGGTCGAAGAGATGACGGCGGCCGAGCTGGCCGAACGCCTTCGGACGGGTCGGCTCGGCGGCGTGGACGGCTACCTGCCCCATCTCCTGGCCCGGGCCCGATTCGAGACCTGGGTCGTCAACGGCCGCCGTCCGGAGCGGCTGGCCGAGCTGTTCGAGACGGGCCGGACGCGGGGGACCCGCATCCGACCCGGCGCCGTCCGGACGGTTGCAGGGGTCGGACCGAAGAGGGTAAAATGA
- the mepM gene encoding Murein DD-endopeptidase MepM, which produces MNPKARREGGWTVCLIPDDPAQDTVRFHFHRRLLSVLVVLSASLFGWSVFVTTHYVWLQRSYQRLVRMEDEYEQMKQDFTKVRQYSYRLQSDLERMEQQVRRLQVIAGATAGGNIPQIAGIGGESAPTPQTVGRAHLLEQQWFLAQSQQKVEALQAQLNQLYEVFQQKSVALSATPSILPVRGYVISGFGARIDPFTGAPDFHTGVDVFAPYGTPVVATAAGQVVFVGPQGTYGQLIIIDHGFGIFTYYGHLSKVLVHKGDMVKRWQVIGLVGSTGRSTGPHVHYEVRYQNQPLNPLQFIVEAF; this is translated from the coding sequence ATGAATCCGAAGGCTCGTCGTGAGGGGGGGTGGACGGTCTGCTTGATTCCCGACGATCCGGCCCAGGACACCGTCCGGTTTCACTTCCATCGGCGTCTTCTGTCGGTCCTCGTGGTCTTGAGCGCCAGCCTCTTCGGCTGGTCGGTCTTCGTGACGACCCACTACGTCTGGCTTCAACGCTCGTATCAACGCCTGGTCCGGATGGAGGACGAATACGAGCAGATGAAACAGGACTTTACGAAGGTCCGACAGTACTCTTACCGCCTCCAGTCGGACTTGGAGAGGATGGAACAGCAGGTCCGGCGTCTGCAGGTCATCGCCGGTGCGACGGCCGGTGGCAACATCCCTCAAATCGCGGGCATCGGCGGGGAGTCGGCCCCCACGCCCCAGACGGTCGGCCGGGCCCATCTGTTAGAGCAACAGTGGTTCCTGGCCCAGAGTCAGCAGAAGGTGGAGGCCTTACAAGCGCAACTCAATCAGCTGTATGAGGTATTTCAGCAGAAGTCCGTCGCCCTGTCGGCGACGCCTTCGATCTTACCGGTCCGGGGCTATGTCATCAGCGGGTTTGGAGCCCGCATCGACCCCTTCACGGGGGCTCCCGATTTTCATACGGGCGTGGACGTCTTTGCCCCGTATGGGACGCCGGTCGTGGCGACGGCCGCCGGTCAGGTCGTCTTTGTAGGGCCGCAGGGGACCTATGGCCAGTTGATCATCATCGACCACGGCTTTGGGATCTTCACATACTACGGCCACCTTTCGAAGGTCCTGGTCCATAAGGGGGACATGGTCAAACGTTGGCAGGTCATCGGTCTCGTCGGCTCGACGGGCCGCAGTACGGGGCCCCACGTTCACTACGAGGTCCGCTACCAGAATCAGCCCCTGAACCCCCTCCAATTCATCGTCGAGGCCTTTTGA
- the rcp1 gene encoding Response regulator rcp1: MTDIRDVEILLVEDNPHDVELTLRALRKHNLANKVYVVRDGAEALDFIFGTGAYTERQVTDRPRVIFLDLKLPKVDGLEVLRAIRSDDRTKTIPVVVVTSSREEQDIVESYRLGVNSYVVKPVDFEKFVQAVAELGFYWLLLNEPPRR, translated from the coding sequence ATGACGGACATTCGGGACGTGGAGATCCTCCTGGTCGAAGACAATCCCCACGACGTCGAACTGACGCTCCGGGCGCTCCGGAAGCACAACCTAGCCAATAAGGTCTACGTCGTCCGGGACGGCGCCGAGGCCCTGGACTTCATCTTCGGGACCGGCGCTTATACCGAGCGGCAGGTCACCGACCGGCCGAGGGTGATTTTCCTGGACCTGAAGCTCCCCAAGGTCGATGGCCTGGAGGTCCTCCGGGCCATCCGGTCCGACGATCGGACGAAGACGATCCCGGTCGTCGTCGTGACGTCCTCCCGGGAGGAGCAGGACATCGTCGAGAGCTACCGTCTGGGCGTGAACAGCTATGTCGTCAAGCCCGTCGATTTCGAGAAGTTCGTCCAGGCCGTCGCCGAGCTGGGCTTCTACTGGCTGTTGCTGAACGAACCGCCCCGCCGGTAA
- the hldE gene encoding Bifunctional protein HldE: MDTAHVCTDLAEAVRLVRRWQAEGLRVVMANGCFDLIHGGHVCYLRAAAALGDRLIVAVNDDASVRRLKGPGRPVFPLEQRLRLVAAIAGVAAVFPFEDPDVTRILAELRPHVHCKGGDYETPSAIPEYPVAVRLGIESRIVGGPKIQSSRWLVPLWRRLRELDPLRAERT; encoded by the coding sequence ATGGACACGGCTCACGTTTGTACCGATTTGGCCGAGGCCGTCCGGCTCGTCCGCCGATGGCAGGCGGAGGGTCTCCGTGTCGTGATGGCCAACGGTTGTTTCGACCTCATCCACGGGGGTCATGTCTGTTACCTGCGGGCGGCCGCCGCCCTGGGAGACCGCCTGATCGTAGCCGTCAACGACGACGCCTCCGTCCGCCGGCTGAAGGGACCCGGCCGACCCGTATTTCCCCTGGAACAGCGCCTCCGTCTGGTGGCGGCCATCGCCGGTGTAGCGGCCGTCTTCCCCTTCGAAGACCCTGATGTCACTCGAATCTTGGCCGAACTGCGACCTCATGTTCACTGCAAGGGAGGCGACTACGAGACCCCATCGGCCATCCCGGAGTACCCCGTCGCCGTCCGGTTGGGTATCGAGAGCCGTATCGTCGGGGGCCCCAAAATTCAGTCTTCCCGCTGGCTGGTCCCCCTGTGGCGTCGGCTTCGGGAGTTGGACCCCCTCAGGGCGGAGCGGACATGA
- a CDS encoding Aminopeptidase translates to MRCDSRFPGGQICPIALRSRSIILFIALLAVETGPMTRPTMGSADPSADGRAERVASIQAALRAAGLDGWLLADFRGRNVLAIRVLRRETEQMGTRRWFYWIPAQGEPVRICHAIEPRCLDGYPGTLRLYAGWRQLHEALRAALQGARRVAMEYSPNNDIPYVSLVDAGTVELIRGFGVEVVSSADLVQQFEAVWTDEQRAMHMEAARKLLRIKDRAFLYIRQALLRGRPITEYDVQQYIWRLYRQEGLVADHPPIVAVNQNASNPHYAPTKTEHAPIRMGDLILIDLWAKLNRPGAVYADTTWMAYAGKEVPPKYAEIFQIVYEAQSAAYDLIAQRFRAGQPVYGWEADEAARGVIRQKGYGDYFIHRTGHSIGQEVHGNGANLDNLETRDGRRLLPGTGFSIEPGIYLPEFGVRSEMDVYLDPEQGPVVTTVPRQTAIIPLLSWRPAGGP, encoded by the coding sequence ATGAGGTGCGATTCTCGATTCCCAGGGGGTCAAATCTGTCCGATCGCCCTTCGGAGCCGAAGCATCATCCTGTTCATTGCACTTTTGGCGGTGGAGACGGGGCCGATGACGCGTCCGACGATGGGCTCTGCAGACCCGTCGGCCGATGGTCGAGCCGAACGGGTGGCTTCCATCCAGGCGGCCCTCCGGGCGGCGGGCCTCGACGGCTGGCTTCTGGCCGACTTCCGGGGTCGGAACGTCTTGGCCATCCGGGTCCTTCGGCGGGAGACCGAACAGATGGGCACGCGCCGGTGGTTCTACTGGATCCCGGCCCAGGGTGAACCTGTCCGCATCTGTCACGCCATCGAGCCCCGGTGTCTGGACGGCTATCCGGGGACCCTGCGGCTGTACGCCGGCTGGCGTCAGCTCCACGAGGCCCTCCGGGCGGCCCTCCAGGGGGCCCGGCGGGTCGCCATGGAGTATTCCCCGAACAACGACATCCCCTACGTGAGCCTCGTCGATGCGGGGACCGTCGAGCTCATCCGGGGCTTCGGTGTCGAGGTCGTCAGCTCGGCCGACCTCGTCCAGCAGTTTGAGGCCGTCTGGACGGACGAACAGCGGGCCATGCACATGGAGGCCGCCCGCAAGCTCCTTCGGATCAAGGACCGGGCCTTCCTGTACATCCGGCAGGCCCTCCTCCGCGGTCGGCCCATCACGGAATACGACGTCCAGCAGTACATCTGGCGCCTGTACCGGCAAGAAGGCCTCGTCGCCGACCACCCGCCCATCGTGGCCGTCAACCAGAACGCCAGCAATCCCCATTACGCCCCGACGAAGACCGAGCATGCCCCCATCCGGATGGGCGACCTCATCCTCATCGACCTGTGGGCCAAGCTGAACCGGCCGGGGGCTGTTTATGCGGACACGACGTGGATGGCCTATGCCGGGAAGGAAGTCCCCCCGAAGTACGCCGAAATCTTCCAGATCGTCTACGAGGCCCAGTCGGCGGCCTACGACCTGATCGCCCAGCGTTTTCGGGCCGGCCAGCCCGTCTACGGGTGGGAGGCCGACGAGGCCGCCCGGGGCGTGATCCGGCAGAAGGGCTACGGGGACTATTTCATTCACCGCACGGGCCACAGCATCGGCCAGGAAGTCCACGGCAACGGGGCGAACTTGGACAACCTGGAGACCCGGGACGGCCGGCGACTCCTGCCGGGGACGGGCTTTTCCATCGAGCCCGGCATCTACCTGCCCGAGTTTGGCGTCCGAAGCGAGATGGACGTGTACCTGGACCCCGAGCAGGGGCCGGTCGTCACGACGGTGCCCCGGCAGACGGCCATCATCCCCCTCTTGAGCTGGCGTCCGGCGGGGGGCCCATGA
- the rpmE gene encoding 50S ribosomal protein L31 encodes MKKDIHPQYVIARVICACGNTFVTRSTKPEIRVEICSKCHPFFTGQQKYVDTEGRIDRFKRKYGQYIPASRPSE; translated from the coding sequence ATGAAGAAGGATATTCATCCGCAGTATGTCATCGCCCGGGTCATCTGCGCCTGTGGGAACACGTTCGTGACCCGCTCGACCAAGCCGGAGATCCGGGTCGAGATCTGTTCGAAGTGTCATCCCTTCTTTACGGGCCAGCAGAAGTACGTCGACACGGAGGGCCGTATCGACCGCTTCAAGCGGAAGTACGGCCAGTACATCCCGGCCTCCCGGCCTTCTGAGTGA
- the pflA gene encoding Pyruvate formate-lyase 1-activating enzyme, translated as MAKVALTLADVLDAATRPGVLYERLENNRVRCYACGHRCVIFDGQRGVCKVRFNRGGVLYVPWGYVAALQVDPIEKKPFFHAWPGARALSFGMLGCDLHCSYCFPGDTYVVTQRGPVRWEDLFQGTSRRERMPDAEIAYPESLSAVTSSGHLRKVRAIFRHPYRGPMVVLKPYYLPELRCTPDHRIYATDDVHVPPRPVYAKDLTPRHYVAIPRRFAFSSPQVIDVARTLGSYRAAYRIPWRLTPEERRLILESTGRGETSRQIGARLSRSPSSIRHVRSRMTRGLGDDVRSGGPIVEGNTLRFPKEHRPGIPLHIPLDVEMARLLGYYCAGGSVTRGARRPNSMVLHFSFAPHERHLAEKVRDALGRCLGLKAAVIRCPTTLRVSVGKVSAALLFQALAGGRAREKRVPEILFDAPRPVVEAFLQAFIEGDGHRDPNGKVSVTTVSPALAYGIAWLALKLGYFPSIYSTPRPPEGRVLGRPVRLANPQFTVVWYEDRKVRRKIIETNDYYLIPLRDVTRTEYEGFVYNMEVEEEHTYLAGFLAVSNCQNWVTSQALRDPVAGVPPEAVTPEEMVRLAERYDCQVVVSTYNEPLITSEWAVDIFRVAKQRGLRTGYVSNGNATREVLEFLRPWTDLYKIDLKSFRDRNYRKLGGRLDSVLETIRMTVEMGFWVEVVTLVVPGFNDSDEELRDIARFLVSVSPDIPWHVTAFHKDYKMTDPDDTPPETLIRAARIGYEEGLRYVYAGNLPGMVDGYEDTYCPTCRRAVIRRYGFRVLEYRLVEGRCPDCRTPIPGRWN; from the coding sequence ATGGCGAAGGTTGCTCTAACGCTGGCCGACGTCCTGGATGCGGCGACGCGGCCGGGCGTACTGTACGAGCGCCTGGAAAACAATCGCGTCCGTTGCTACGCCTGCGGCCACCGGTGCGTCATCTTCGACGGCCAGCGGGGCGTCTGCAAGGTCCGCTTCAATCGGGGCGGCGTCCTCTACGTCCCCTGGGGTTACGTGGCCGCCCTTCAGGTCGACCCCATCGAGAAGAAGCCCTTTTTCCACGCCTGGCCCGGCGCCCGGGCCCTGAGCTTCGGCATGCTCGGCTGTGACCTTCATTGTTCCTATTGCTTCCCGGGCGATACGTACGTCGTCACTCAAAGGGGACCTGTCCGATGGGAGGACCTCTTTCAGGGTACGTCTCGACGCGAACGGATGCCGGACGCAGAGATCGCTTATCCGGAAAGCCTGTCGGCTGTGACGTCTTCCGGCCATCTCCGGAAGGTTCGGGCGATCTTCCGACACCCCTACCGTGGCCCGATGGTCGTCCTGAAGCCCTATTATTTGCCGGAGCTCCGATGCACGCCGGACCACCGCATTTATGCGACCGATGACGTCCATGTTCCGCCTCGACCGGTCTATGCGAAGGATTTGACACCCCGCCATTACGTGGCGATTCCCCGGCGCTTTGCTTTTTCCTCTCCCCAGGTCATAGACGTCGCCCGAACTCTGGGGTCCTATCGGGCGGCGTACCGGATTCCTTGGAGGCTGACACCCGAGGAACGTCGGCTCATCTTAGAGTCCACAGGTCGTGGAGAGACATCTCGTCAGATAGGGGCACGTCTGAGTCGAAGTCCTTCATCCATCCGGCATGTGCGTAGCAGGATGACCCGCGGCCTTGGAGATGACGTCCGGTCCGGTGGACCTATCGTGGAGGGGAATACTTTACGGTTCCCCAAGGAACACCGCCCTGGGATTCCGCTTCACATCCCACTGGACGTGGAAATGGCTCGTTTACTGGGATACTACTGTGCGGGGGGCTCCGTCACGCGGGGGGCTCGACGCCCGAATAGCATGGTGCTCCACTTTAGCTTCGCGCCTCACGAAAGGCATCTGGCTGAGAAGGTCCGGGACGCCTTAGGTCGGTGTTTGGGATTGAAAGCCGCTGTGATACGGTGTCCGACGACCCTTCGAGTCTCTGTGGGGAAGGTTTCGGCGGCCCTTCTTTTTCAAGCCCTGGCCGGTGGCCGGGCTCGTGAGAAGCGGGTCCCCGAGATCCTTTTCGACGCACCCCGGCCGGTCGTAGAGGCCTTTCTCCAAGCCTTTATCGAGGGCGATGGCCATCGCGACCCGAATGGGAAGGTCAGCGTGACGACGGTCTCTCCCGCTTTGGCCTATGGGATCGCATGGCTGGCCCTGAAGCTGGGGTACTTCCCATCCATTTACTCGACCCCTCGGCCTCCAGAGGGAAGGGTCCTCGGTCGTCCGGTCCGGCTCGCGAATCCCCAGTTCACAGTCGTTTGGTATGAAGACAGGAAGGTCCGTCGTAAAATTATCGAAACAAACGATTACTACTTAATCCCCCTGCGGGACGTGACCCGGACGGAGTACGAAGGCTTCGTCTACAACATGGAAGTCGAAGAAGAGCATACCTATCTGGCGGGTTTCCTGGCCGTTTCCAATTGCCAGAACTGGGTGACGTCCCAGGCTCTCCGGGACCCCGTCGCCGGCGTCCCGCCCGAGGCGGTCACGCCCGAGGAGATGGTCCGTCTGGCCGAGCGCTACGATTGCCAGGTCGTCGTCAGTACGTACAACGAACCCCTCATCACCAGCGAGTGGGCCGTCGACATCTTCCGGGTCGCCAAACAGCGGGGCCTCCGGACGGGCTACGTCAGCAACGGCAATGCCACCCGCGAGGTCCTGGAGTTCCTCCGACCCTGGACCGACCTTTACAAGATCGACCTGAAGTCGTTCCGGGACCGGAACTACCGGAAGCTGGGCGGGCGCCTCGACTCGGTCCTCGAGACGATCCGGATGACCGTCGAGATGGGCTTCTGGGTCGAGGTCGTGACGCTCGTCGTGCCGGGCTTCAACGACTCGGACGAGGAGCTTCGGGACATCGCCCGCTTCCTCGTGTCGGTCTCGCCGGACATCCCGTGGCACGTGACGGCCTTCCACAAGGACTACAAGATGACCGACCCGGACGACACGCCGCCCGAGACCCTCATCCGGGCGGCCCGGATCGGCTACGAGGAGGGCCTTCGCTACGTGTACGCCGGCAACCTGCCCGGCATGGTCGACGGTTACGAGGACACCTACTGCCCGACGTGCCGCCGGGCCGTCATCCGGCGCTACGGCTTCCGGGTCCTGGAATACCGGCTCGTCGAGGGCCGATGTCCTGACTGCCGGACCCCGATTCCGGGACGGTGGAATTGA
- the rfaC_1 gene encoding Lipopolysaccharide heptosyltransferase 1: MTGIPMPSASPVVEPAPEAAVRRLAPIKVLVVRMSSFGDIVHTIPAVAILRRHFPEAVIDWLVQAGYDRLVSIIEGLHRVWTLSGRVLRRHTLLQRSLRAERYTWAIDFQGLLKSAVWTWRSRAAFRLGFHKSDLWESIAGVFYNRRPTIHSLEQARLHVIEKNALLLTGMGLEPEAIRQALQDLADPAERAGLLTVPPKVGERPRAWLRAQGLRPRSFWVFQSGAAQTAKQWPMEACRQIVLDVYERTRRPVVILGGPQEVERTRALWETVRQADARMAPPWDWGELTVLLRAAAVILGPDTGVLHLADFLGTPVVMGMAHAPAYRNGPFFTRTVSHAVEIGTRPERMDKACLSGLQDALMRVLLSTPGAGD; this comes from the coding sequence ATGACGGGTATCCCTATGCCCTCGGCTTCACCCGTCGTTGAACCGGCGCCGGAGGCCGCCGTCCGTCGCCTCGCCCCCATCAAGGTTCTCGTCGTCCGCATGAGCTCCTTTGGAGACATCGTCCACACGATCCCGGCCGTCGCCATCCTGCGTCGCCACTTTCCGGAGGCTGTCATCGACTGGCTTGTCCAGGCCGGGTATGACCGTCTGGTCTCGATCATCGAAGGACTCCATCGAGTGTGGACCCTGTCGGGCCGGGTCCTGCGGCGACATACTTTGCTTCAAAGGTCTCTGCGGGCCGAACGATACACGTGGGCCATCGACTTTCAGGGTCTCCTCAAGAGCGCGGTCTGGACCTGGCGGAGTCGGGCGGCCTTTCGCCTGGGATTCCACAAGTCGGATTTGTGGGAATCCATCGCCGGGGTTTTCTACAACCGGCGCCCGACGATCCATTCCCTTGAACAGGCACGACTCCATGTAATCGAGAAAAACGCCCTGCTCTTGACGGGCATGGGCCTGGAGCCTGAAGCCATCCGGCAGGCCCTGCAGGATCTGGCCGACCCGGCCGAACGGGCCGGTCTGCTGACGGTCCCCCCGAAAGTCGGCGAGCGACCTCGAGCATGGCTAAGGGCGCAAGGTCTTCGACCGAGGTCTTTTTGGGTTTTCCAAAGCGGGGCCGCCCAGACCGCCAAGCAATGGCCCATGGAGGCCTGCCGTCAGATCGTCCTGGACGTGTACGAGCGGACCCGCCGGCCCGTCGTGATCCTCGGCGGGCCCCAGGAGGTCGAACGGACTCGGGCCCTCTGGGAAACCGTCCGACAGGCGGACGCCCGTATGGCGCCGCCTTGGGACTGGGGCGAGTTGACCGTGTTGTTGCGAGCGGCCGCCGTCATCCTCGGACCTGACACGGGGGTCCTCCACCTGGCCGACTTTCTCGGGACCCCCGTCGTGATGGGCATGGCCCATGCGCCGGCTTACCGAAACGGGCCCTTTTTCACGCGTACGGTCAGTCACGCCGTCGAGATCGGGACCCGGCCCGAACGGATGGACAAGGCATGCCTATCGGGCCTTCAAGACGCCTTAATGCGGGTCTTGCTATCGACGCCGGGCGCCGGGGACTGA